GCCGAAACTACTGCTGAAAGAACGAGTATTCGTGCCACCCTTATCGAAAAGCCTTCAGAAATTTCGGAGGCAAACAAACTATGTTTGGATTTAATTGCTTCGGAAAGAATTTTCCACATAGAGGATATCAGAAAACTATGTGTGACCTATAGACTGCGATTTTTAGACGCACATTTTTTTAAGGGTACCTTCCCTTCCGAAGCTATTTCAGAAATAAGAAAACTGGAAAAAGAGCATCACACACAACTGCAGCATTTTAAAATAATGGCGCCTTCCAAGCTCTTAAAATTGGAAAACGCAGACGATCCGGTACTTTTTGTGCCTATGGGAAACGATTATTTCTATTTTATCTATAAATGGGGAAACGACTTACATCCGTTGCGAAAACTACTAATGTGGCCCTATCGCAATTTTGAGAATCTGGTTTTTACCGTTCTAATTCTCAGTATGGTTTTGACAGCCATGACCCCCATCAAACTGTTTTCACATACAGCAGCCATGCAGGAATATTTATTATTATTCCTTTTTATGTTCAAAGCAGTGGCAGGAATTGTATTGTTTTATGGTTTTGCCAAAGGAAAAAATTTCAACACAGCTATCTGGGATAGCCAATACTATAATGCATAAACTATGAGCGATCACACACAAGATACAGTTAGAATTTATACCGGCCCGGCAATGATTGTCAAAGGATTGGTGGCACGATTAAACGATTTGGGAATAAGTCCTATAGAGCGCAACGATAATGAAAGCAGCATACAAGCAGGCTTCACCATTGGTGTTCCGGGACAGATAATGCTGTATATCAGAAAAGATGAATTGCCGAAGGCCCAATCTGCCATCGACGAATATTTAAAGGAAATAGGTGAATAATTACGCCTCTACCGAATACATTTTTTCGCGTAGCTCCTTTATTTTCTTATCGCCCATATACTCATCGAAGGTCATATATCGATCGATTACTCCTCCCGGAGTTAACTCGATTACTCGGTTCGCTACGGTTTGTGCAAATTCGTGATCGTGTGTGGTAAGAAGCACAGTTCCTTTAAAATTCTTCAATGAATTATTAAAAGCTGTAATCGATTCCAAGTCCAAGTGATTTGTAGGTTCATCCAGCATAACTACATTGGCACGCATCATCATCATGCGGCTTAACATACAGCGTACTTTTTCACCTCCCGAAAGCACATTACATTTTTTTAAGGCCTCTTCTCCACTAAATAACATTTTACCCAAAAAGCCGCGAATATGTACTTCTTCACGCTCTTCTTCGGTCTTGGCCCACTGACGTAACCAGTCTACCAGTGACATATCGTTATCGAAAAACTTCTGATTGTCCAAGGGTAAATAACTCTGATTGGTAGTAACTCCCCATTGATATTCCCCTGAATCGGCTTTTGCCTTCCCGTTGATTATTTCATAAAAGGCTGAAGTAGCACGCGAATCTTTCGAATACACAACCACTTTGTCACCTTTGGTAAGGTTGATATCGATATTTCGGAACAACACTTCTCCATCTAAGGATGCTGAAAGTCCGTCGATGTTTAAAATCTGATCTCCTGCTTCGCGCTCTCGTTCAAAAATAATGGCAGGATAGCGTCTGCTCGATGGTTTTATATCGGAAACATTTAACTTGTCGATCATCTTCTTTCTACTGGTAGCCTGCTTCGATTTGGCCACGTTGGCAGAAAAACGTCGAATAAATTCCTCCAGTTCCTTTTTCTTTTCTTCGGCTTTCTTGTTTTGCTGAGCTCGTTGACGTGCTGCCAACTGACTACTTTCATACCAGAACGTATAGTTTCCGCTGTAATGATTTATTTTTCCGAAGTCGATATCACTAATATGTGTACACACCGAATCTAAAAAGTGACGGTCGTGAGACACCACAATAACACAGTTGTCATAGTTCGCCAAAAAGTTTTCCAACCATGAAATGGTTTCATAATCCAGATCGTTGGTCGGCTCATCCATGATCAACACATCAGGGTTGCCAAACAAGGCCTGCGCCAAAAGCACACGTACCTTTTGTTTTCCGTCCAGATCACTCATCAAGGTATAATGGAGGCTTTCGCCTATTCCCAGATTGGAAAGCATGGCGGCGGCATCACTTTCGGCATTCCAACCATTCATCTCTTCGAAAGCAACCTGCAATTCGCCTATTTTTTCGGCGTTGGCATCGGTATAATCTTCGTAGAGCTTGTCGATTTGCGATTTGATGGCAAAAAGTTCTTGGTTCCCTCTTACTACAGTTTCCAATACCATAAACTCGTCGTAGGCACTATGGTCTTGCTCCAGCACAGACATGCGTTTGCCCTTCTCCAGATGAACATGCCCTGCTGTTGGATCTTTCTTTCCTGAAAGCAACTTTAAAAAAGTAGATTTTCCGGCGCCGTTTGCACCTATAATCCCGTAGCAATTGCCCTGAACAAACTGCGTACTTACCTCATCAAACAATATACGCTTGCCAAATTGAACCGATAAATTAGAAACTGATAACATCTGCCTTTTTTCGTTTTAAAATTTGCGGCAAAAGTAGCTAATAAACTGGTATTGAAGAAACATTAACGTTTTAAAATTCCTTTTAACGAGGAATTAACAAAATGAGTTGAAACTGTCCCTATTTTTGTTATCATCCAATTTGATAAATACTTTGTATAGACGGCTACTTTTTATAATCTGTATTTCCTTTGTTATTTCCTGTAATAATAAAGATTCTGAATCTTCTGAAACCGTTTGGATTGGTGGCGAAGTAATTAACCCGAAAACAGATTATATTGTCCTGTATAAGGACAATTGCATACTGGATACCGTAAAACTCAACAGCAGAAATTTCTTTTTATACGAAAACCACGAACTTCAGGAAGGATTGTATTCTTTTCAGCATAATGAATTTCAAATATTCTATGTGGAACCGGGAGACAGCTTGATGTTACGGGTAAATACGGTCGATTTTGACGAATCGTTGACCTATACAGGTAAGGGAGCTGAAAAGAACAATTTTTTGATGGAGTTGTTTTTAATAAATGAAGAAGAAAATAAGCTGGTGCCAAAATGGTATTCGCTACCTCCGGCAACTTACGAACAAAAGCTAGATTCTTTAAAACAGATAAGAGAACAATTATACAGCGAATTTGTTTCAAAATACGATCCGAGTAAAGGATTAAAGCAAATTGCAAAAGCGAATATTGAATACGATTATTACTCTAAAAAGGAAATGTACACTTCGGTCAACGCTTCCAATCCTGAAAACAGTAATCCGCAAAATTTTCCAAAAGACTTTTATGCCTATAGGGACAAAATAGACTTTGGTAACGATAATCTTAGATCTTATTATCCTTACTATCGTTTTCTAAACAGATATTTCGACAACATTGCTGCTACAAAATACAGTGACCAAAATGCAACAAACAAATATTCTTATATACACTGTGAACGAAAATTTAAGATTATTGACAGTTTGGTTACAAGTGATTCTTTAAAAAATAACTTATTGCGTTCTTGCATCAAAAATTACCTTATTAATGGAAAAGACGCTCAGAATGAACAATTAATGGTTGCACTTTTCCTTAAGATGAATAACAACAAAATGCATCATACGGAAATACAAAAACTAGCTGAGGCGACGATAAATCTCACTCCTGGCAATAAAATTCCCAATGTGTTAATAGTGTCTACAGATAACACTGCCAAAGATTTGCGGAGCACAATAAGTAAGCCTACCGTACTGTATTTCTGGTCGGGACAATCTGTAAAACATTATAGAGACATTCACTCTAAGGCAGCCGAGTTAAAGGCGAAATATCCCGAATACGATTTTATTGGAATTAATACCGATACTCACTTTAAAAAATGGCGTGACATCGTAAAAAAATCTGGGTATAATGCTGATATGGAATATCAACTTGAAAACATTGAAGAAGCTGAGGCAAAACTCGTTATAAATTCGATAAATAAAGCGATGATCCTCACCAAAAATGCTGTTATACTTGAAAGTAATGCAAATCTCTTCAGCACCTCTATTGAAGGCTTATTGCTTGGGTATTTAAACTAAAAAGCCTTCCAAAATTTGAAAGGCTCTTCCATTAATTGTATCTATTAAATTAGTTTCCTTTTTTGTAATCTGCAAGAAACTGCGCCAGACCTATATCGGTAAGTGGGTGCTTTAACAATCCTTCAATCGAAGATAAAGGCCCTGTCATTACATCGGCACCAATCTTTGCACATTCTATAATGTGCATGCTATGACGAATAGATGCTGCCAATATTTGAGTTTCGTAGCCGTAGTTATCGTAAATCTGTCGTATTTCGGCAATAAGATTCAATCCGTCTGTAGAAATATCATCCAGGCGTCCTATAAAAGGTGAAACATAGGTAGCTCCGGCTTTTGCTGCCAATAACGCCTGCCCCGAAGAAAATACCAGGGTACAATTGGTACGAATTCCGTGATCTGTAAAGTATTTAATTGCTTTTATACCTTCTTTAATCATAGGCACTTTTACTACGATCTGCTCGTGTAATTCGGCCAGCTCCTCTCCTTCTTTTACAATACCTTTAAAATCGGTTGCAATCACTTCGGCAGAAACATCACCATCGACAATCTTACAAATGTCCACATAGTGCTTTAATATATTGTTACGTCCGGTGATACCCTCTTTCGCCATTAGTGAAGGGTTAGTGGTAACACCATCCAGTACACCTAAGTTCTGGGCTTCGCGAATTTGATCCAAATTTGCAGTATCAATGAAGAATTTCATAGTAAGAGGTTTTCGTTTTTAATTGGTGCAAAAGTACATAACATTACAGGTGTTTGAAACCTTTGTTGTATAATTTTTTCTGAAGTAATTCAAACTTCCTTACTTTATTTTATAATGCTTTAACAACATACGCTCGTAGACCTTGTCGGGCAGAATTCTTTTAAGAACAATTGAAAATTTTTGAAGCGAGGCACCTACTTTATAATGGATTCTCGGATTCCCGGTTTCAATGATTTTATAAACAACCGCTGCCATCTTTTTTGGATCTTCCCCCTGATCTACATGCTCGTTCATCATATTCAGCGTATTTGAATAGGCTGTTTTATAAGGAGAATCGTCAAGCACAGGAGCGTGATACCGCCCTGCGGCGATATTGGTAGCAAAATCTCCGGGTGCCACATTGGTCATTTTAATACCAAATTGCTGTACTTCCATTCTAAACGCTTCGGTAGTGATTTCGAGTGCC
This genomic stretch from Ulvibacter sp. MAR_2010_11 harbors:
- a CDS encoding ABC-F family ATP-binding cassette domain-containing protein; the protein is MLSVSNLSVQFGKRILFDEVSTQFVQGNCYGIIGANGAGKSTFLKLLSGKKDPTAGHVHLEKGKRMSVLEQDHSAYDEFMVLETVVRGNQELFAIKSQIDKLYEDYTDANAEKIGELQVAFEEMNGWNAESDAAAMLSNLGIGESLHYTLMSDLDGKQKVRVLLAQALFGNPDVLIMDEPTNDLDYETISWLENFLANYDNCVIVVSHDRHFLDSVCTHISDIDFGKINHYSGNYTFWYESSQLAARQRAQQNKKAEEKKKELEEFIRRFSANVAKSKQATSRKKMIDKLNVSDIKPSSRRYPAIIFEREREAGDQILNIDGLSASLDGEVLFRNIDINLTKGDKVVVYSKDSRATSAFYEIINGKAKADSGEYQWGVTTNQSYLPLDNQKFFDNDMSLVDWLRQWAKTEEEREEVHIRGFLGKMLFSGEEALKKCNVLSGGEKVRCMLSRMMMMRANVVMLDEPTNHLDLESITAFNNSLKNFKGTVLLTTHDHEFAQTVANRVIELTPGGVIDRYMTFDEYMGDKKIKELREKMYSVEA
- a CDS encoding thioredoxin-like domain-containing protein: MYRRLLFIICISFVISCNNKDSESSETVWIGGEVINPKTDYIVLYKDNCILDTVKLNSRNFFLYENHELQEGLYSFQHNEFQIFYVEPGDSLMLRVNTVDFDESLTYTGKGAEKNNFLMELFLINEEENKLVPKWYSLPPATYEQKLDSLKQIREQLYSEFVSKYDPSKGLKQIAKANIEYDYYSKKEMYTSVNASNPENSNPQNFPKDFYAYRDKIDFGNDNLRSYYPYYRFLNRYFDNIAATKYSDQNATNKYSYIHCERKFKIIDSLVTSDSLKNNLLRSCIKNYLINGKDAQNEQLMVALFLKMNNNKMHHTEIQKLAEATINLTPGNKIPNVLIVSTDNTAKDLRSTISKPTVLYFWSGQSVKHYRDIHSKAAELKAKYPEYDFIGINTDTHFKKWRDIVKKSGYNADMEYQLENIEEAEAKLVINSINKAMILTKNAVILESNANLFSTSIEGLLLGYLN
- the fsa gene encoding fructose-6-phosphate aldolase — encoded protein: MKFFIDTANLDQIREAQNLGVLDGVTTNPSLMAKEGITGRNNILKHYVDICKIVDGDVSAEVIATDFKGIVKEGEELAELHEQIVVKVPMIKEGIKAIKYFTDHGIRTNCTLVFSSGQALLAAKAGATYVSPFIGRLDDISTDGLNLIAEIRQIYDNYGYETQILAASIRHSMHIIECAKIGADVMTGPLSSIEGLLKHPLTDIGLAQFLADYKKGN